The Micromonospora krabiensis genome window below encodes:
- a CDS encoding aminotransferase class V-fold PLP-dependent enzyme, whose protein sequence is MRPEATPGPAALAAHPTYAATARIDDLRATEYRHLDRDGHVYLDYAGAGVAARSQIVAHHDRLLSGLFSNPHSENPTSVAAGSLVESARRAVLDFFRADPAEYAVVFTPNASGACRLVGEAYAFGRARPLVLTGDNHNSVNGIREYARAAGAPVRYVPLTDPHLRVAEADVVAALTGPAGLAGRARRWRGSGPRGLFAYPAQSNFSGVQHPLSWVELAQRHGYDVLLDAAAYVPTNRLDLSVVHPDFVCLSWYKLFGYPTGVGALVARRDALARLRRPWFAGGTIRAVSVQGDWHRALDDESGFEDGTLNFLSIPDVEFGVRWLDGIGVDLVHARVGLLTGWLLERLTALRHRTGQLLVEVYGPPTADGRGGTVAFNFRRPDGSLVDERLVAIDSSAAGFSLRTGCFCNPGAGEGAFGITRHTLRRTPLAHVETIDQYLSALGVPSGGAVRVSFGLASTAADAERFLAFAESTYLDRAGPAGTRLAPRQRC, encoded by the coding sequence ATGCGGCCTGAGGCCACCCCGGGCCCGGCGGCGCTGGCGGCCCACCCGACGTACGCGGCCACGGCCCGCATCGACGACCTGCGCGCCACCGAGTACCGCCACCTCGACCGGGACGGGCACGTCTACCTCGACTACGCCGGCGCCGGGGTGGCCGCGCGCTCGCAGATCGTCGCCCACCACGACCGGCTGCTCTCCGGGCTGTTCAGCAACCCGCACTCGGAGAACCCCACCTCGGTGGCGGCCGGTTCCCTGGTCGAGTCGGCCCGCCGGGCGGTGCTGGACTTCTTCCGCGCCGACCCGGCCGAGTACGCGGTCGTCTTCACGCCCAACGCGAGCGGGGCCTGCCGGCTGGTCGGTGAGGCGTACGCGTTCGGCCGGGCCCGGCCACTGGTGCTGACCGGCGACAACCACAACTCCGTCAACGGCATCCGCGAGTACGCGCGCGCGGCGGGCGCACCGGTGCGGTACGTCCCGCTGACCGACCCGCACCTGCGGGTGGCCGAGGCCGACGTGGTCGCCGCGCTCACCGGTCCGGCCGGGCTGGCCGGTCGGGCGCGACGGTGGCGCGGATCGGGCCCGCGGGGGTTGTTCGCGTATCCGGCGCAGAGCAACTTCAGCGGTGTGCAGCACCCGCTGAGCTGGGTGGAGCTGGCCCAGCGCCACGGCTACGACGTGCTGCTGGACGCCGCCGCGTACGTGCCGACGAACCGGCTGGACCTCAGCGTCGTCCACCCCGACTTCGTCTGCCTGAGCTGGTACAAGCTGTTCGGCTACCCCACCGGGGTCGGCGCGTTGGTGGCCCGGCGGGACGCGTTGGCGCGCCTGCGGCGGCCCTGGTTCGCCGGTGGCACGATCCGCGCGGTCAGTGTGCAGGGTGACTGGCACCGGGCGCTGGACGACGAGTCGGGGTTCGAGGACGGCACGCTCAACTTCCTGAGCATCCCGGACGTGGAGTTCGGGGTGCGCTGGCTCGACGGGATCGGCGTGGACCTGGTGCACGCCCGCGTCGGCCTGCTGACCGGCTGGCTGTTGGAGCGGCTGACCGCGCTGCGACACCGCACCGGGCAGCTGCTCGTCGAGGTCTACGGGCCGCCGACAGCCGATGGCCGCGGTGGCACGGTGGCCTTCAACTTCCGCCGGCCCGACGGTTCGCTCGTCGACGAACGCCTCGTCGCGATCGACTCGTCGGCCGCCGGGTTCTCCCTGCGGACGGGCTGCTTCTGCAACCCGGGCGCGGGCGAGGGGGCGTTCGGCATCACGCGGCACACCCTGCGCCGCACGCCGCTCGCCCACGTCGAGACGATCGACCAGTACCTGTCCGCGCTGGGTGTGCCGAGCGGCGGCGCGGTGCGCGTCTCCTTCGGCCTGGCGTCGACCGCGGCGGACGCCGAACGCTTCCTGGCCTTCGCCGAGTCGACCTACCTGGATCGGGCGGGGCCGGCCGGCACGCGGCTGGCGCCCCGGCAACGCTGCTGA
- a CDS encoding ABC transporter permease encodes MLTARNAEVVARNRLTLAILLGSPLMVLGMFALLFRPGAFDPADPRPAVTVMILFWIAFGGFFFGLTYGLLQICTEVPILRRERLAGVRFGPYLLAKVAVLLPLLAAVDVALLGVLRGTDRLPPVGGGDFAALYATLLLSSAAALALGLLCSAAVDDAAQATLTLPMLCFPQVLFVGAILPVPEMAAGGRWLSYAMSNRWAFEGLGHTAGVAQLWRDGASPLGPPLLASYGDTFARPVWVDWLVLGGFALLFLAGAWAVLARKASRHAA; translated from the coding sequence GTGCTCACCGCCCGCAACGCCGAGGTCGTCGCCCGCAACCGGCTCACCCTGGCGATCCTGCTCGGCTCGCCGCTGATGGTGCTCGGCATGTTCGCGCTGCTGTTCCGCCCCGGCGCGTTCGACCCTGCCGACCCGCGACCCGCCGTCACCGTGATGATCCTCTTCTGGATCGCGTTCGGCGGCTTCTTCTTCGGGCTGACGTACGGCCTGCTCCAGATCTGCACCGAGGTGCCGATCCTGCGCCGGGAGCGGCTGGCCGGCGTGCGGTTCGGGCCGTACCTGCTGGCGAAGGTGGCGGTGCTGCTCCCGCTGCTCGCCGCGGTGGACGTGGCGCTGCTCGGCGTGCTGCGCGGCACCGACCGGCTGCCACCGGTCGGTGGCGGCGACTTCGCGGCGCTGTACGCGACCCTGCTGCTCTCCTCGGCCGCCGCGCTCGCCCTCGGCCTGCTCTGCTCGGCGGCCGTCGACGACGCCGCCCAGGCGACGCTCACGCTGCCGATGCTCTGCTTCCCGCAGGTCCTGTTCGTCGGGGCGATCCTGCCGGTGCCGGAGATGGCGGCGGGCGGGCGCTGGTTGAGCTACGCCATGTCGAACCGGTGGGCGTTCGAGGGGCTGGGCCACACCGCCGGAGTCGCCCAGCTGTGGCGCGACGGGGCCTCGCCGCTCGGTCCCCCGCTGCTGGCGAGCTATGGCGACACCTTCGCCCGCCCGGTCTGGGTCGACTGGCTGGTCCTCGGCGGGTTCGCGCTGCTCTTCCTCGCCGGGGCGTGGGCGGTGCTGGCGCGCAAGGCGTCCCGTCATGCGGCCTGA
- a CDS encoding ABC transporter ATP-binding protein, protein MTTERLVSPPRPGVRVTAVGLGQAAPDGRRILDDISLTVEPGELVAVIGASGAGKTTLLETLAGVRGPAAGTVSHDGVAPAGVVGFVPQDDIIHRELPLRRTLRHAARLRLPSATPPVEVARRVDEVLGELGLTERHGVPVVRLSGGERKRASIAVELLTRPGVLFLDEPTSGLDPAIAVDLLRALRSLADGGATVVLTTHQITDVDRCDRVVVLTRDGRLAFVGAPAAARDFFGVRTLAEVYLRLDAEEDPATWPDRFTARDGGTRSRRRAVAAPDRPALGHPARCDSGRCSPPATPRSSPATGSPWRSCSARR, encoded by the coding sequence ATGACGACCGAGCGGCTCGTGTCACCACCCCGGCCCGGCGTGCGGGTCACGGCCGTCGGCCTCGGCCAGGCGGCCCCCGACGGTCGCCGGATCCTGGACGACATCTCGCTGACCGTCGAGCCCGGTGAGCTGGTCGCGGTCATCGGCGCCAGCGGTGCGGGCAAGACCACCCTGTTGGAGACCCTCGCCGGCGTACGGGGTCCGGCGGCGGGCACCGTGTCCCACGACGGCGTCGCCCCGGCCGGCGTGGTCGGTTTCGTGCCGCAGGACGACATCATCCACCGTGAACTGCCCCTGCGGCGGACCCTGCGCCACGCGGCCCGGCTGCGCCTGCCCTCGGCGACCCCGCCGGTGGAGGTGGCCCGACGCGTCGACGAGGTGCTCGGCGAGCTGGGCCTGACCGAACGCCACGGCGTGCCGGTCGTGCGGCTCAGCGGTGGGGAACGCAAGCGGGCCAGCATCGCGGTGGAGCTGCTGACCCGGCCGGGCGTCCTCTTCCTCGACGAGCCGACGTCCGGGCTGGACCCGGCGATCGCCGTGGACCTGCTGCGGGCGCTGCGCTCCCTCGCCGACGGCGGAGCGACGGTCGTCCTCACCACGCACCAGATCACCGACGTCGACCGGTGCGACCGGGTGGTCGTCCTGACCCGGGACGGCCGGCTGGCCTTCGTCGGCGCACCGGCCGCCGCCCGGGACTTCTTCGGCGTGCGCACCCTCGCCGAGGTCTACCTGCGGCTCGACGCGGAGGAGGACCCGGCGACCTGGCCCGACCGGTTCACCGCCCGGGACGGCGGGACCCGGTCCCGCCGTCGCGCGGTGGCGGCGCCCGACCGGCCGGCCCTCGGCCACCCGGCCCGCTGCGACAGTGGACGGTGCTCACCGCCCGCAACGCCGAGGTCGTCGCCCGCAACCGGCTCACCCTGGCGATCCTGCTCGGCTCGCCGCTGA
- a CDS encoding DUF2188 domain-containing protein, producing the protein MVKGDIDTYHQDGQWKNRPEGNERASSTHDTKAEAESAGREMARDRDAEHVIKNEDGRIGERNTYPRSRDPREIKG; encoded by the coding sequence ATGGTCAAGGGTGACATCGACACGTACCACCAGGACGGCCAGTGGAAGAACCGTCCCGAGGGCAACGAGCGGGCCAGCAGCACGCACGACACCAAGGCGGAGGCGGAGAGCGCGGGTCGGGAGATGGCCCGGGACCGCGACGCCGAGCACGTGATCAAGAACGAGGACGGCCGGATCGGCGAGCGGAACACGTACCCGCGCAGCCGTGACCCCCGCGAGATCAAGGGCTGA
- a CDS encoding D-alanyl-D-alanine carboxypeptidase family protein, producing the protein MTIFRVTAVTLSAVLASAATAVAPAAAAPYVRCPTVKPPVPPPAVPSPPAVNPAQAAVGGPAMATAGLAAPPGVPAAPAVTATSWLVADLTSGEVLGGCAPHAHRTPASVQKLLLAAALMPRLDPSQVVEVTRGDLRDLDPASSLMGVVPGGRYSVESLWLGLLLRSGNDAANVLARVGGGSGGRQGGVDAMNDEARRLRAHQTHAATPSGLDGPGQYTSAYDLALIARATFAREDFRRYVAAPVAQIPARPGTPGFSITHDTTLLGRYPGTLGGKTGFTDLARQTYVGVAERDGRRLVVTLLGAETAPLGSLGEASALLDWGFALPRHAAVGKLVAPEEKKKHDRPVVPVKGEHPEGTGHSSPLSAPTWLGLAAALVLAALLLATPWWRRSRRPAAQPPALESTTRDTTTT; encoded by the coding sequence GTGACCATCTTCCGTGTTACCGCCGTCACGCTCAGCGCCGTGCTGGCGTCGGCCGCGACGGCGGTCGCGCCGGCGGCTGCCGCGCCGTACGTCCGTTGTCCGACGGTGAAGCCGCCGGTGCCGCCGCCGGCCGTACCCTCACCGCCGGCGGTCAATCCCGCCCAGGCCGCGGTCGGTGGGCCGGCCATGGCCACGGCGGGGCTCGCCGCGCCGCCCGGCGTCCCGGCGGCGCCGGCGGTGACCGCCACGTCGTGGCTGGTCGCCGACCTCACCAGCGGTGAGGTCCTGGGTGGATGCGCGCCGCACGCGCACCGGACGCCGGCCAGTGTGCAGAAGCTGCTGCTGGCGGCGGCCCTGATGCCCCGCCTCGACCCGAGCCAGGTGGTCGAGGTGACCCGCGGCGACCTGCGGGACCTCGACCCGGCCAGCTCGCTGATGGGAGTCGTCCCGGGCGGCCGGTACTCGGTCGAGAGCCTCTGGCTGGGGCTCCTGCTCCGGTCCGGCAACGACGCCGCGAACGTGCTCGCCCGCGTCGGCGGCGGCAGCGGCGGCCGGCAGGGCGGGGTCGACGCGATGAACGACGAGGCGCGCCGGCTCCGCGCCCACCAGACCCACGCGGCGACACCGTCGGGTCTGGACGGTCCGGGTCAGTACACCAGCGCCTACGACCTGGCGCTGATCGCGCGGGCCACGTTCGCTCGGGAGGACTTCCGGCGGTACGTGGCGGCACCGGTGGCGCAGATCCCGGCCCGCCCCGGCACGCCCGGGTTCTCGATCACGCACGACACGACGCTGCTCGGGCGCTACCCCGGCACGCTCGGCGGCAAGACGGGCTTCACGGACCTGGCCCGACAGACGTACGTCGGGGTGGCCGAACGCGACGGTCGACGGCTCGTGGTGACCCTGCTCGGCGCGGAGACCGCGCCGCTGGGCAGCCTGGGTGAGGCGAGCGCGCTGCTCGACTGGGGGTTCGCGCTGCCCCGGCACGCGGCGGTGGGCAAACTGGTGGCGCCGGAGGAGAAGAAGAAGCACGACCGGCCGGTGGTGCCGGTCAAGGGCGAGCACCCCGAGGGGACGGGCCACTCCTCGCCGCTGTCGGCGCCGACGTGGCTCGGACTCGCCGCCGCCCTGGTCCTCGCGGCGCTGCTCCTCGCCACCCCCTGGTGGCGCCGGAGTCGCCGGCCGGCGGCGCAACCGCCGGCCCTGGAGAGCACCACGCGCGACACGACAACGACGTGA
- a CDS encoding glycoside hydrolase family protein, whose product MRGTGHGGPDTGPELAAPDGVPAGVGVRHTRGVHAAPRRRAYRVVVPLAAGVAVVLLAGAAVVGVRPSDPAPAPASTPLAEAPPSASPESTTPSATAPASTAVPTASPSVKPSPRGSTARSAPPVTAVTSKRKGVGVWTFDGVSQALASSKASWYYTWNVGHPGVTSPKDAEFVPMIWGAGSVTAGNLDQARKNGRYLLGFNEPDMGGQADMSVEQALELWPRLEATGLTLGSPAVAWGGDRPGEWLDRFMTGARQRGYRVDFIALHWYGGDFTTANAVNQLKSYLQAVHDRYRLPVWLTEFALIDFSNGVRFPTQQQQAAFLTAATRMLGGLPWLHRYAWFGLPATDKDPTGLFRSGTEATAVGRAFQAAR is encoded by the coding sequence ATGCGCGGAACCGGACACGGTGGACCCGACACCGGCCCGGAGCTGGCGGCCCCTGACGGCGTGCCCGCGGGGGTGGGCGTCCGGCACACCCGCGGCGTCCACGCCGCACCGCGGCGGCGGGCGTACCGGGTGGTGGTGCCGCTCGCGGCCGGCGTCGCGGTCGTCCTCCTCGCGGGGGCGGCGGTCGTCGGGGTCCGGCCGTCCGACCCGGCGCCCGCGCCGGCGTCGACGCCGCTCGCCGAGGCGCCGCCGTCCGCGTCGCCGGAGTCCACCACACCCTCGGCCACCGCGCCCGCCTCGACGGCGGTCCCGACGGCGAGCCCTTCGGTGAAGCCCTCGCCGCGGGGGTCTACGGCCCGTTCGGCGCCACCGGTGACCGCGGTGACGTCGAAGCGCAAAGGCGTCGGCGTCTGGACCTTCGACGGTGTCAGCCAGGCCCTGGCCAGCTCGAAGGCGAGTTGGTACTACACGTGGAACGTGGGGCACCCGGGCGTCACCAGCCCGAAGGACGCCGAGTTCGTCCCGATGATCTGGGGGGCCGGGAGCGTCACCGCCGGCAACCTCGACCAGGCCCGCAAGAACGGTCGCTACCTGCTCGGCTTCAACGAGCCGGACATGGGCGGGCAGGCCGACATGAGCGTGGAGCAGGCGCTGGAGCTGTGGCCGCGGTTGGAGGCGACCGGCCTGACGCTGGGCAGCCCGGCGGTGGCGTGGGGCGGGGACCGGCCGGGCGAGTGGCTCGACCGCTTCATGACGGGCGCCCGGCAGCGCGGGTACCGGGTCGACTTCATCGCCCTGCACTGGTACGGGGGCGACTTCACCACCGCCAACGCCGTCAACCAGCTGAAGTCGTACCTCCAGGCGGTCCACGACCGCTACCGCCTGCCCGTCTGGCTGACCGAGTTCGCCCTGATCGACTTCTCCAACGGCGTACGGTTCCCGACGCAGCAGCAGCAGGCGGCGTTCCTCACCGCGGCGACCCGGATGCTGGGCGGCTTGCCGTGGCTGCACCGGTACGCGTGGTTCGGCCTGCCCGCCACCGACAAGGACCCGACCGGGCTCTTCCGCTCCGGCACCGAGGCGACCGCCGTGGGCCGCGCCTTCCAGGCGGCCCGCTGA
- a CDS encoding tetratricopeptide repeat protein, which yields MTGPTGAGGGRPPRWPVLVAVGTLVSGVLANIASNLLSELADSLLGPASIVLLVTGAVGGVVWEVYRRRGGPRVGTEPTEIVAETPTGAPTLPYPAGFTGRGEHVESIMALLRREHAVAVLGRRAVGTSACAVQAANLCRESYPDGQFYLDLRRGGRPRSARQVLTALARILGTAAPTSGRADALAEAADALRRHLDGRRMLLVLDNVDRPEQVRALLPPTARDCRLLFAGGPALAGLEGVVAHWIAEPGPAEAVELFAAAGQAAPAARTRRVDPRTDPAVRSIVDLCGRQPRTVRALGYRTAQHGWRHADVLDALRRAVQTPPHQRITVSPAARLVTERDTAYRALSGQARRLYRLMSLSPAPVDRPAIAALARRRPEQVAALLDELAAGAFVVGAPGDRYEIRPLLAGLARLHLRDAEPARARVAAQARLTRHLARRAERHATNLAALGAPPDREWSLPLDDDPYGWFDLHQELLLAVVRVPAGAAETLPRRVRRWWFRLAVALCGWLAHAERLPEWEQVCRTVLATPTADDRPEIAGWAHNELGVLRRRRHDPQGAAAALTLAVAERGRRGTAQARMNLGLALLDLGQLDDAVEHLELSRRHRSGADRAGHALTDLGLGAARLARGELDAAHHHLVRAANTFRALGDARGYAAALTNLVLVHAGLGEHLDAAQAWRAALREYDAVTDPTSRAAALLNAGATLLRTSPGQARQAYEMLAESCRLREGTRATAGLGRTLLYLGDAAAALGDPDEAHRHWVDAAGVCEEVGDAEGQAAADARLTPDEPAADDEPALRA from the coding sequence GTGACCGGGCCCACCGGCGCCGGCGGCGGTCGCCCACCCCGCTGGCCGGTGCTGGTGGCGGTCGGCACGCTGGTGAGCGGGGTGCTCGCCAACATCGCCAGCAACCTGCTGTCCGAGCTGGCCGACAGCCTGCTCGGGCCGGCGAGCATCGTGCTGCTGGTCACCGGAGCGGTCGGCGGGGTGGTGTGGGAGGTCTACCGCCGCCGGGGCGGACCGCGGGTCGGCACCGAGCCGACGGAGATCGTCGCGGAGACGCCGACCGGCGCGCCGACGCTGCCGTACCCGGCCGGCTTCACCGGCCGGGGCGAACACGTGGAGTCGATCATGGCGTTGCTCCGCCGGGAGCACGCCGTGGCGGTGCTGGGCCGACGGGCGGTGGGCACGTCGGCGTGCGCCGTGCAGGCGGCCAACCTGTGCCGGGAGAGCTACCCCGACGGCCAGTTCTACCTCGACCTGCGTCGCGGTGGGCGGCCGCGGTCGGCCCGGCAGGTGCTCACCGCGCTGGCCCGGATCCTGGGCACCGCCGCGCCGACGTCCGGCCGGGCGGACGCGCTGGCCGAGGCGGCCGACGCGCTGCGCCGCCACCTCGACGGGCGGCGGATGCTGCTGGTGCTGGACAACGTGGACCGTCCGGAGCAGGTCCGGGCGCTGCTCCCACCGACCGCCCGTGACTGCCGGCTGTTGTTCGCCGGTGGCCCCGCGCTGGCCGGCCTGGAAGGCGTGGTGGCGCACTGGATCGCCGAGCCCGGCCCGGCCGAGGCGGTCGAGCTGTTCGCCGCCGCGGGTCAGGCCGCCCCGGCCGCGCGCACCCGACGGGTGGACCCGCGTACCGACCCGGCCGTGCGGTCCATCGTGGACCTGTGCGGGCGGCAGCCGCGTACGGTGCGCGCGTTGGGCTACCGCACCGCCCAGCACGGTTGGCGGCACGCCGACGTGCTGGACGCGCTGCGCCGGGCCGTGCAGACACCCCCGCACCAGCGGATCACGGTCTCCCCCGCCGCACGGCTGGTCACCGAGCGGGACACCGCCTACCGGGCACTGTCGGGGCAGGCGCGCCGGCTCTACCGGCTGATGTCACTGAGCCCCGCCCCGGTGGACCGGCCTGCGATCGCCGCGCTGGCCCGGCGCCGGCCGGAGCAGGTCGCCGCGCTGCTCGACGAGCTGGCCGCCGGGGCGTTCGTGGTGGGCGCACCCGGTGACCGCTACGAGATCCGGCCGCTGCTCGCCGGGTTGGCGCGGCTGCACCTGCGGGACGCGGAACCGGCCCGGGCCCGGGTCGCGGCCCAGGCGCGGCTCACCCGGCACCTGGCCCGGCGGGCCGAACGGCACGCCACCAACCTCGCCGCGCTGGGCGCACCCCCGGATCGGGAGTGGTCGCTGCCACTGGACGACGACCCGTACGGCTGGTTCGACCTGCACCAGGAGCTGCTGCTGGCGGTGGTGCGGGTGCCGGCGGGCGCGGCGGAGACCCTGCCCCGACGCGTACGCCGGTGGTGGTTCCGCCTGGCGGTGGCGCTGTGCGGCTGGCTGGCGCACGCCGAGCGGCTGCCGGAGTGGGAGCAGGTGTGTCGTACGGTGCTCGCGACCCCGACCGCCGACGACCGGCCGGAGATCGCCGGCTGGGCGCACAACGAGCTGGGGGTGCTGCGCCGCCGCCGGCACGACCCGCAGGGCGCCGCCGCCGCACTGACCCTGGCGGTGGCCGAGCGGGGCCGCCGCGGCACCGCCCAGGCGCGCATGAACCTCGGCCTCGCCCTGCTCGACCTGGGGCAGCTCGACGACGCCGTGGAGCACCTGGAGCTGTCCCGACGGCACCGCTCGGGGGCGGACCGCGCGGGCCACGCGCTCACCGACCTGGGGTTGGGTGCCGCCCGCCTGGCCCGGGGCGAGCTGGACGCCGCTCACCACCACCTGGTCCGGGCGGCGAACACGTTCCGCGCGCTCGGCGACGCGCGCGGCTACGCCGCCGCGTTGACCAACCTGGTGCTCGTGCACGCCGGGCTCGGCGAGCACCTGGACGCGGCCCAGGCGTGGCGGGCGGCGCTGCGCGAGTACGACGCGGTGACCGACCCGACCAGTCGGGCCGCCGCCCTGCTCAACGCCGGTGCCACGCTGCTCCGGACCAGCCCGGGCCAGGCTCGGCAGGCGTACGAGATGCTCGCCGAGAGCTGCCGGCTGCGCGAGGGTACCCGGGCGACGGCCGGCCTCGGCCGCACCCTGCTCTACCTGGGTGACGCCGCGGCGGCGCTGGGCGACCCGGACGAGGCGCACCGGCACTGGGTGGACGCCGCGGGCGTCTGCGAGGAGGTGGGCGACGCCGAGGGGCAGGCCGCGGCCGACGCGCGCCTGACCCCCGACGAGCCGGCGGCCGACGACGAGCCGGCCCTGCGGGCCTGA
- a CDS encoding ABC transporter permease has protein sequence MSRAPVLGELAVLDDVGPPRRGRAYPAAGATSALLLPAALLLGGLVLWPVLRMMHASVTTDGRWVGAAHFRTALAAPGTGAVVGRTLLWALLVPAVVTGLGYLLAVASRRSQEGGLVRLILVAPIALPLVVTGVTFRLMYDPDPSRGLATLVAAALTGRSSGEAPQLLGPGLVTVALMSAFVWAWVGLALLVFRAALDRVPPSLADAVRAYGGGRRHVLWDAQWRPLLLRTGAVVFALVALGTSRTFDLILVMAPGSVRDEAAVLALRVWQTSGGTTTGEGAALGVVWLLAVVAGMLVAALFVRQAWPPPRPADPPEPDPAAAAPPRLFRLLAAAAAVAWLVPLGVLVATSLHGPVDAAAEGWWSTPPSLDSYREVVTGAELWRALSFTLLLATVVTAAVLGVALLAAYPLAWLTGPTAQVTGLLLMAATIVPVQAIAGPVNEVLGVALSSGTARGLALVHVALGVPFAVLVLRNAFADLPAEQVRGARLGGRHWWGTLRRLARHNRPAIVAVSVLEFVQVWNDLVVGLLFSGPDAAPLGLFLAGQTRGFVANSGALAAGSVIASVLPVLLVVLARRHLVAGLVSGGVR, from the coding sequence ATGAGCCGGGCACCGGTGCTCGGCGAGTTGGCCGTGCTCGACGACGTCGGTCCGCCGCGGCGTGGGCGCGCCTACCCGGCGGCGGGCGCCACGTCGGCGCTACTGCTGCCGGCGGCGTTGCTGCTCGGCGGGCTGGTGCTCTGGCCGGTGCTGCGGATGATGCACGCCAGCGTGACCACCGACGGCCGGTGGGTGGGGGCCGCCCACTTCCGCACGGCGCTGGCCGCGCCCGGCACCGGCGCGGTGGTGGGACGCACGCTGCTCTGGGCGCTGCTGGTGCCGGCCGTGGTGACCGGGCTGGGCTACCTGCTCGCCGTGGCGTCCCGCCGTTCCCAGGAGGGCGGGCTGGTCCGGCTGATCCTGGTGGCGCCGATCGCGCTGCCCCTGGTGGTCACCGGGGTCACGTTCCGGCTGATGTACGACCCGGACCCGTCGCGGGGGCTGGCCACGCTGGTGGCCGCCGCGCTGACCGGCCGGTCCTCCGGGGAGGCGCCCCAGCTGCTCGGCCCGGGCCTGGTCACCGTCGCACTGATGTCGGCGTTCGTGTGGGCCTGGGTGGGGCTCGCCCTGCTCGTGTTCCGGGCCGCGCTGGACCGGGTGCCGCCGAGCCTCGCCGACGCCGTGCGGGCCTACGGCGGCGGCCGGCGGCACGTGCTCTGGGACGCGCAGTGGCGGCCGCTGCTGCTGCGCACCGGCGCGGTCGTCTTCGCGTTGGTGGCGCTCGGCACCAGTCGGACGTTCGACCTGATCCTGGTGATGGCGCCCGGCTCGGTCCGGGACGAGGCGGCGGTGCTGGCCCTGCGGGTGTGGCAGACCTCCGGCGGCACCACCACCGGCGAGGGGGCCGCACTCGGCGTGGTGTGGCTGCTGGCGGTGGTCGCCGGGATGCTGGTCGCGGCGCTGTTCGTGCGGCAGGCGTGGCCGCCGCCGCGCCCCGCCGACCCGCCCGAGCCCGACCCCGCGGCCGCCGCGCCGCCTCGGCTGTTCCGGCTGCTCGCGGCCGCCGCCGCGGTGGCCTGGCTGGTGCCGCTCGGCGTGCTGGTGGCGACGTCGCTGCACGGGCCCGTGGACGCGGCGGCGGAGGGCTGGTGGTCGACCCCGCCCAGCCTCGACTCCTACCGGGAGGTGGTCACCGGGGCGGAACTCTGGCGCGCCCTGAGCTTCACGCTGCTGCTGGCCACCGTGGTGACCGCGGCCGTGCTGGGCGTCGCGCTGCTCGCCGCGTACCCCCTGGCGTGGCTGACCGGCCCCACCGCCCAGGTCACCGGCCTGCTGCTGATGGCCGCCACCATCGTGCCCGTGCAGGCGATCGCCGGCCCGGTCAACGAGGTGTTGGGCGTGGCCCTCTCCTCCGGCACCGCCCGCGGGCTGGCCCTGGTCCACGTGGCGCTGGGCGTGCCGTTCGCGGTGCTCGTCCTGCGCAACGCGTTCGCCGACCTGCCGGCCGAGCAGGTCCGCGGCGCGCGGCTCGGCGGGCGGCACTGGTGGGGCACGCTGCGCCGGCTCGCCCGGCACAACCGGCCGGCGATCGTCGCCGTGTCCGTGCTGGAGTTCGTGCAGGTGTGGAACGACCTGGTCGTCGGCCTGCTGTTCAGCGGCCCGGACGCGGCGCCGCTGGGGCTCTTCCTCGCCGGACAGACCCGCGGTTTCGTCGCGAACAGCGGCGCGCTGGCCGCCGGCTCGGTGATCGCCTCGGTGCTGCCCGTGCTGCTGGTCGTCCTCGCCCGCCGGCACCTGGTGGCGGGGCTCGTCTCCGGCGGTGTGCGGTGA